A single region of the Jatrophihabitans sp. GAS493 genome encodes:
- a CDS encoding RNA helicase: protein MTSQPSALAAILDAAVSQAETGAADPDAVFDAFSSWVESRGIELYPAQSEALIEIVTGSNVILSTPTGSGKSLVATGAHFAALVEGKRSFYTAPIKALVSEKFFDLCAIFGPSRVGMMTGDASVNADAPIICCTAEVLANLALRQGAAADIHLVIMDEFHYYGDGDRGWAWQVPLLELPRAQFLLMSATLGDVKFFADDLTRRNGRNTAVVTSVNRPVPLHHYYATTPLHETITDLLQTHQAPIYIVHFTQASALEQAQALMSVNVCTREEKDRIALAIGDFRFSSGFGKVLSRLVRHGIGVHHAGMLPKYRRLVEQLAQTGLLKIICGTDTLGVGINVPIRTVVLTSLSKYDGQRTRHLQAREFHQIAGRAGRAGFDTAGTVVVQAPEHEVENIRLVAKAGDDPKKLKRVQRKKAPEGFVSWSKGTHDRLIAAEPEPLKSHFQVSHSMLLNVIARPGDAFVAMRKLLTDNHEPAAAQRRHVRTAIQAYRSLLTAGVIERLEVPDAVGRTVRPTVDLPMNFALNQPLSTFALAAVEILDLESETFALDVLSVIESTLENPRQILSAQEHKARGEAIGRMKSEGIEYDERMELLEEVTYPQPLAELLNAAFEIYAQGHPWLRELELSPKSVVRDMWERAMTFGEYVSFYGLTRSEGLVLRYLSDAYRALRAGVSAVARTEGVEELTEWLGELVHQVDSSLLDEWEHMTSGDLDPSVRDVAPPTRSLTSNVRAFTVLVRNALFRRVALAARRNYYELGLLDGADGWDFEAWQEALDQYFEEYPSMGWGSVARGPALFQVTVEPTQWVVRQVFDDPEEDHDWGISAVVDLAASDEAGEAVLHVTAVDRW from the coding sequence AGCCCTCATCGAGATCGTCACCGGTTCCAACGTCATCCTCTCGACCCCGACCGGCTCGGGAAAGTCTCTGGTCGCCACCGGGGCGCACTTCGCCGCTCTGGTCGAGGGGAAGCGCAGCTTCTACACCGCGCCGATCAAGGCGTTGGTGAGTGAGAAGTTCTTCGACCTCTGCGCGATCTTCGGGCCGTCGCGGGTCGGCATGATGACCGGCGACGCGAGCGTCAACGCCGACGCGCCGATCATCTGCTGCACGGCCGAGGTGCTGGCCAACCTGGCGCTTCGGCAGGGGGCGGCGGCCGATATCCACCTGGTGATCATGGACGAGTTCCACTACTACGGCGACGGCGATCGGGGCTGGGCCTGGCAGGTTCCGCTGCTGGAACTCCCCCGGGCCCAGTTCCTGCTCATGTCGGCCACCCTCGGTGACGTGAAGTTCTTCGCCGATGACCTCACCCGGCGCAACGGGCGGAACACCGCCGTGGTCACGTCGGTGAATCGCCCAGTCCCGCTGCACCATTACTACGCCACCACGCCGCTGCACGAGACGATCACCGACCTGCTGCAGACGCATCAGGCGCCGATCTACATCGTTCACTTCACGCAGGCGTCGGCGCTGGAGCAGGCGCAGGCCCTGATGAGCGTGAACGTCTGCACCCGGGAGGAGAAGGATCGGATCGCGCTGGCCATCGGCGACTTCCGCTTCAGCTCCGGCTTCGGGAAGGTGCTCTCCCGGCTGGTTCGCCATGGGATCGGGGTGCACCACGCCGGGATGCTGCCGAAGTACCGGCGGCTGGTCGAGCAGCTGGCCCAGACCGGCCTGCTCAAGATCATCTGTGGCACCGACACACTCGGGGTCGGCATCAACGTCCCGATCCGGACGGTGGTGCTCACCTCGCTGTCGAAGTACGACGGTCAGCGCACCCGTCACCTGCAGGCGCGGGAGTTCCACCAGATCGCCGGGCGGGCCGGCCGGGCCGGCTTCGACACCGCGGGCACCGTGGTCGTGCAGGCCCCCGAGCACGAGGTGGAGAACATCCGGCTCGTCGCCAAGGCCGGAGACGACCCGAAGAAGCTGAAGCGGGTGCAGCGCAAGAAGGCGCCGGAGGGGTTCGTCTCGTGGTCGAAGGGGACGCATGATCGTCTGATCGCGGCCGAGCCGGAGCCGCTGAAGTCACATTTCCAGGTCTCCCACTCGATGCTGCTGAACGTGATCGCCCGTCCCGGTGATGCCTTTGTCGCGATGCGCAAGCTGCTGACCGACAACCATGAGCCGGCCGCTGCCCAGCGCCGCCATGTGCGGACGGCGATCCAGGCCTATCGCTCACTGCTGACGGCTGGGGTCATCGAGCGGTTGGAGGTTCCGGACGCCGTCGGCCGGACCGTCCGGCCGACGGTGGACCTGCCGATGAACTTCGCGCTGAACCAACCGCTGTCGACTTTCGCCCTGGCCGCTGTGGAGATTCTCGACCTCGAATCGGAGACCTTCGCCCTCGACGTGCTCTCGGTGATCGAGTCCACGCTGGAGAACCCACGTCAGATCCTCTCGGCCCAGGAACACAAGGCCCGGGGTGAGGCGATCGGGCGGATGAAGTCGGAGGGGATCGAATACGACGAGCGGATGGAGCTGCTGGAGGAGGTCACCTATCCACAGCCGTTGGCCGAGCTGCTGAACGCCGCCTTCGAGATCTACGCCCAGGGGCACCCGTGGCTGCGCGAGCTGGAACTATCGCCGAAGTCGGTCGTGCGGGACATGTGGGAACGGGCGATGACTTTCGGTGAATACGTTTCCTTTTACGGCCTTACCCGCTCCGAAGGGCTGGTGCTGCGCTACCTCTCCGACGCCTATCGGGCGCTTCGGGCCGGTGTCTCGGCGGTGGCCCGGACGGAGGGTGTGGAGGAGCTCACCGAGTGGCTGGGCGAGCTGGTGCATCAGGTCGACTCCAGCCTGCTGGACGAGTGGGAGCACATGACCAGCGGCGACCTCGACCCGTCAGTGCGCGATGTGGCCCCACCGACCCGCAGCCTCACCTCGAATGTGCGCGCCTTCACCGTGCTCGTCCGCAACGCGCTCTTCCGCCGGGTGGCGCTCGCGGCCCGGCGCAATTACTACGAACTCGGCCTGCTGGACGGAGCCGACGGGTGGGACTTCGAGGCCTGGCAGGAGGCGCTTGACCAGTATTTCGAGGAGTATCCCTCGATGGGCTGGGGTTCGGTGGCCCGCGGGCCGGCCCTGTTCCAGGTGACCGTCGAGCCGACCCAGTGGGTGGTGCGCCAGGTGTTCGACGACCCGGAGGAGGACCACGACTGGGGCATCAGTGCGGTGGTGGATCTGGCCGCCAGCGATGAGGCCGGCGAAGCCGTGCTGCACGTAACGGCCGTAGATCGCTGGTAG